Below is a genomic region from Deltaproteobacteria bacterium.
AAGTCGTCAAGGGCAACATTGACTTTTTGCGAGATCATCAAGTTTGGCAAGATAATTGCTGACAACGATAAACTAATTGAAAATCTAATTGTAAAGGAAGAATGGAGCTATCATGGCAAATCAAATTAATGCGGGCGACACTGCCTGGGTACTGGTCTGTTGTTCTTTAGTACTGTTGATGACACCAGCCTTGGCGCTTTTCTACGGGGGCATGGTGCGACGGAAAAACGTTCTTTCCACGCTGACGCTAAGCTACACCTTCATGGCCCTGATCGGGGTGCAATGGGTCTTCTACGGCTATTCTCTGGCTTTCGGCCCGGACATTAACGGCCTCATCGGAGGACTGAATTTTGTGGGTTTCAACGGCGTCGGGGCTCTGCCCGACGGAGCTTACAGCAAGACCATACCCCATGAACTTTTTGCCGCTTTTCAGATGATGTTCGCGGTCATCACGCCGGCGCTGATTACCGGTGCTTTTGTGGAGCGGGTGAAATTCAAGAGCTTTCTTTTGTTCAGTCTGCTTTGGGCCACTTTCGTCTATGATCCCTTGTGTCACTGGGTATGGGGACAGGGGGGGTGGCTGAAGCAGATGGGTGTACTGGATTTTGCCGGGGGAACGGTGGTACATATTGCGGCCGGTTTTTCAGCTTTGGCTTTTGCGCTCGTTATCGGACCGCGGAAAGGGTACGGCAAGTCTCCTATGGAACCGAATAATATCCCGCTGACGGTCCTGGGGGCCGGCCTGTTGTGGGTGGGCTGGTTCGGTTTCAATGCCGGCAGCGCCCTGGCTGCCAACGGGGTGGCGGTGAATGCCCTGGTGACCACCAACACCTCGGCGGCGACAGCCGGTCTGGTCTGGATGATGCTCTCCTGGCTGGATGGCCGGCCCAGCACGCTGGGAATTGCCACCGGGATGGTGGTGGGTCTGGCGGCAGTAACCCCTGCGTGCGGCTACGTAACACCTCTGGTAGCCATGGTTATCGGAGCAGTCGCAGCGCCCCTGTCTTATTATGCCATGCGCTTGCGGGACAAACGGCAATTGGACGAATCTCTGGACGTGTGTGCCTGTCACGGGGTAGCCAGCACGTGGGGCATGATCGCCACCGGTCTTTTTGCCACAATAGTCGTCAACAGTGACGGCGCCAACGGCCTGTTTTTCGGCAATCCCGATCAGATAGGAGTTCAGCTGCTGGCCGTGGTGGTTACCATCGTTTTTAGTTTCGGGGTTACCTATATTTTGGCCAAGTTGCTGCACTGGAGCATCGGGCTGCGGGTTACGCCCATGGAAGAAGAAGTTGGCCTGGATATCAGCTCTCATGGAGAGAGATCCTATTAAGCAGTTTTATTGTATCACGGGGAGATTTTGCCATGCTGAAAAAGATTGAAGCCATTATTCGTGAAGATAAGATCAATGATGTCAAGGACGCCTTGATTGAAATTGGCATCGTTGGTATGAATATGTTTGAAATACGTGGACATGGCCGACAGGGCGGCATTAAACTGGCGGGTCGTTCCGGCACCTACCAGGTAGATATGCTGCCAAAGATCCAAGTCAACATCGTCCTGAGTGAACGCAATCTGGAAACAACGATTGCAACTATCCTCAAGGCCGCCTATACGGGGGAACCAGGCGACGGGCTTATCTTTATCTATCCCGTGGAGGAGATCATTCGCATCCGCACGGGGGAGCGCAGCCAGGACGCTGTGATGTATCCTGGTGATATAGATGAAAGAAAAGGTATCAGCAAGGGTAAAACCTGAAGGTAGTGCCGTGCCAGGCGTCTAACATCCTTGCACAGAGGACCAATAATGCAATGCCGAAACCATTCCGATCGCGATGCCCTGGCGGTATGCCAGAAGCATGAAGACGGCTTCTGCAGGGAATGTTGCGAATGTCTGAATATTGATCATTGCTGTGAATGCATGGACCCCAAATTATACTGCAAATTCAGAAGCCAGTGCATCATCTGGGAGCTATCCCGCGACCGGCGCAAAAGGGACGTCAATTACCTTTGACCCGTCGTACTGATGACATCACCAATAAAAAAACTTTGCCGGCAGGCTTCATAGACAACCTAAAAGAACCGGCTTCGCGTTGACCGCCGAGTTGAAGCCGCCGTTGACTATACAAACAAGAATCGTGTTCACTCGCATCTAATTTGCCGTAAAATCCTGATAATAAAAGAAATGGGCAGAACCCCACCCAGGGAAGTTCTGCCCATGTTATAATCTGGCTCCCCAGCGCGGACTCGAACCACGGACATGGTGGTTAACAGCCACCCGCTCTACCGACTGAGCTACTGGGGAAAAGTCGTTTCGTGCGTTCTATTAATACAAGATTATTGCTTTGTCAATGCTGATGTGCTTAACATGCAAAAGAATTGTATTGTCCGGGGCCATCTGGAAGGAAAGATATTGCAGATCAATTATTTAAGCAATATTTGGATAATCCGGGTGACAGAAACATCAAAACACATTTGGTCGGAGCGGGTCGGTGATTGTAAGAGTTACCAGCGGCACAGTAATTGGCATAGATGCTTATCCCGTGGAAGTGGAAGTTGACCTTTCGCTCGGGCTGCCCCAGTTTTCCATGGTGGGCCTCCCTGACGTAGCGGTCAGGGAAAGCAAGGATCGCATTCGGGCCGCCATTAAAAATTCCGGCTATAAATTCCCGCGCCACCGCGTGACGGTCAACCTGGCCCCGGCCGACATCAAAAAAGAGGGGACGGCCTTTGATCTGCCCATTGCCGTCGCCATCCTGGCGGCGGAGGGCAACATAGATCCGTTGTCTCTGCAACAATATGTTTTTATGGGAGAACTTTCCTTAGACGGAGGCATCAAAGGTGTCCACGGCGTTCTGCCGGTGGCCCTGCAGACGGAAAGGATGGGCAAGAAGGGGATTATTGTCGCGCGGGAAAACGCCGCGGAAGCGGCCTTTGTACAGAGTATCGAGGTCATTGCCGTGGATCGGCTCTCCGATGTGGTGGACTTTCTGGCCGGCCGGCTGGAGATCAAGCCGCTACAGATAGATTTACAGGCGGCATTCCGTCATACCAGCGAATATCCCTTTGATTTCAGTGATATCCGTGGACAGGAACAGGCCCGGCGGGCCTTGGAAGTGGCGGCAGCGGGAGGCCACAACATTATTATGATCGGCCCTCCTGGTTCCGGTAAAACCATGTTAGCCCAGAGATTAGTGACCATCCTGCCGGAACTCTCCCTGCCCGAAGCGATGGAACTCACCAAGATATTTTCCGTGGCCTCCCTTTTGAGCAGGAATGAGGCCGTGCTTCTGAGCCGGCCTTTTCGGTCGCCTCACCACACCATTTCTGATGCGGGGCTGGTAGGCGGCGGCCATATCCCCAAACCGGGGGAGATCAGCCTGGCCCACCACGGAGTCTTGTTTCTCGATGAACTCCCGGAGTTTAGAAAAAATGCCCTCGAGGCGCTGCGTCAGCCCTTGGAAGAGGGTACGGTGACCATCACCCGATCCTCGATGACGGCCACTTATCCGGCCAAGTTCATGCTGGTGGCGGCGATGAATCCCTGCCCATGTGATTACGCAATTTACAGAAACTGAGCGTGATACTGCTAACCCCATCTTTTGTAATAGACAATTCTGGAATTTGACTTCTAAGAAATTCACGCTTCTGCGTGGGTGTCCAGAATGGGAATTCGACCAATGTCTCCACTACCGACTTGATATCTTTCTCAATATTAATTTTATCCTGTAATAGATATGAATCTTCAATCTCAACCAAACTTTGTTTCAAATTATTTAATTCATCGTTTAATTTGTTCACTTTTTGCTCAAGCTCCTCCCTCGGAAAAAGATCCTTGACAAAGAGTTCAAGATATTTTGATTTTTCCTTTTCTTTTGACTTAATTTTTTCCTTAGTTCTTACAGCCTCCCTC
It encodes:
- a CDS encoding ammonium transporter yields the protein MNAGDTAWVLVCCSLVLLMTPALALFYGGMVRRKNVLSTLTLSYTFMALIGVQWVFYGYSLAFGPDINGLIGGLNFVGFNGVGALPDGAYSKTIPHELFAAFQMMFAVITPALITGAFVERVKFKSFLLFSLLWATFVYDPLCHWVWGQGGWLKQMGVLDFAGGTVVHIAAGFSALAFALVIGPRKGYGKSPMEPNNIPLTVLGAGLLWVGWFGFNAGSALAANGVAVNALVTTNTSAATAGLVWMMLSWLDGRPSTLGIATGMVVGLAAVTPACGYVTPLVAMVIGAVAAPLSYYAMRLRDKRQLDESLDVCACHGVASTWGMIATGLFATIVVNSDGANGLFFGNPDQIGVQLLAVVVTIVFSFGVTYILAKLLHWSIGLRVTPMEEEVGLDISSHGERSY
- a CDS encoding P-II family nitrogen regulator, with amino-acid sequence MKKIEAIIREDKINDVKDALIEIGIVGMNMFEIRGHGRQGGIKLAGRSGTYQVDMLPKIQVNIVLSERNLETTIATILKAAYTGEPGDGLIFIYPVEEIIRIRTGERSQDAVMYPGDIDERKGISKGKT